One window of the Benincasa hispida cultivar B227 chromosome 3, ASM972705v1, whole genome shotgun sequence genome contains the following:
- the LOC120072797 gene encoding chromatin assembly factor 1 subunit FAS2, whose protein sequence is MKGGTLQINWHDSKPVLTLDFHPLSGLLATGGADFDIKLWLLNSGDEQKKVPGATYQSSLSYHGSAVNSLRFSPSGEQLASGADGGELIIWKLHHSESGHSWKVLKTLSFHRKDVLDLQWSHDGAYLISGSVDNSCIIWDVSKGSVHQILDAHLHYVQGVALDPLGNYAASLSSDRSCRIYAYKPPTKVKNSEKMTYVCQHVITKAENVAVDDSKSARNHLFHDETLPSFFRRLAWSPDGSFLLVPAGICKISPASEPVNTAYIFCRKDLSRPAIQLPGASKPVVAVCFCPKLFSLRGLNSAGFFKLPHRVIFAVVTLNSLYIYDTESVVPLAIMAGLHYAAITDVAWSADAHYLALSSQDGYCTLVEFENDELGSPLTLSEDRIGTTTDQKTNLTDVVTINDGQNRKTEAEGRYEENESVEKTENMVIEKPSSGDNLVESDCRGHEMEKASKQMSISSSSNSVTSKPAKRRITPMAIDP, encoded by the exons ATGAAGGGTGGGACGCTTCAGATCAACTGGCACGACTCAAAGCCAGTGCTTACTCTAGATTTCCATCCACTTTCAGGTCTCCTCGCAACTGGCGGAGCCGATTTCGATATCAAG CTTTGGCTATTGAATTCAGGGGATGAACAGAAAAAGGTCCCTGGTGCTACGTATCAAAGCAGCCTTTCTTATCATGGTTCTGCTGTTAATAGCCTTCGCTTCTCACCTTCTG GAGAACAACTTGCCTCTGGTGCCGATG GAGGTGAGCTTATCATATGGAAATTGCACCATTCGGAAAGTGGCCATTCTTGGAAAGTCCTGAAGACATTATC ATTTCACCGCAAGGATGTACTGGACCTACAGTGGTCTCATGATGGTGCATATTTAATATCTGGTTCCGTAGATAATTCTTGCATCATATGGGATGTAAGCAAAG GGTCTGTCCATCAGATTTTAGATGCCCATTTGCACTATGTTCAAGGTGTGGCATTGGATCCACTGGGAAACTATGCTGCTTCTCTGAGTTCAGATAGAAGTTGCAGAATCTATGCCTATAAACCCCCGACCAAAGTGAAGAACAGTGAGAAAATGACTTATGTTTGTCAGCATGTCATTACTAAGGCAGAAAATGTTGCAGTTGATGATTCTAAG TCTGCCAGAAACCATCTCTTTCATGACGAGACATTGCCATCTTTCTTCCGAAGGTTGGCCTGGTCACCTGATGGATCTTTCCTACTTGTGCCTGCAG GTATTTGTAAAATATCACCAGCATCTGAACCAGTAAATACAGCCTATATATTTTGTAGAAAGGATCTCTCCAG GCCTGCTATTCAGCTCCCTGGTGCCAGCAAGCCAGTTGTAGCAGTGTGCTTTTGTCCAAAGCTTTTTAGTCTTAGAGGATTAAATTCAG CTGGGTTCTTTAAGCTTCCACATCGGGTGATTTTTGCAGTAGTGACTTTAAATTCTTTGTACATATATGACACTGAAAGTGTTGTGCCACTAGCAATCATGGCTGGTCTTCACTATGCTGCCATAACGGATGTTGCGTG GTCGGCAGATGCTCATTATTTAGCACTATCTTCTCAAGATGGTTACTGCACTTTGGTGGAATTTGAAAATGACGAACTGGGATCACCACTCACTCTATCAG AAGATAGAATAGGCACAACAACCGACCAGAAGACGAATTTAACAGATGTGGTAACAATAAATGACggtcaaaataggaaaacagaAGCAGAAGGGAgatatgaagaaaatgaaagcgTTGAAAAAACAGAAAACATGGTGATTGAAAAACCTTCTAGTGGAGACAATCTTGTTGAATCTGACTGCAGAGGACATGAAATGGAAAAGGCAAGTAAACAAATGTCTATAAGCTCTTCAAGCAACTCTGTTACCAGCAAGCCAGCCAAAAGGCGCATTACACCCATGGCTATTGATCCATGA